CTGGGAGAAAGTCTAGGCAGATTCCTGCTCTGCTGGGCCTTCTCTTATGCCAGTGTGGACTTCACGGGATAGGGCAGACAGAGTATTCGTTGCATTTATTTGTTCTATCACTACAGAAGAAGCATTTCAAAATGTGTACAAAAGGATACTCTATTCCTCCAGTGGTACATCCCTTGTTCACAGCTAAACAGCAATAATTTAACATCATCATAGAGGCAGACTGGAAATATGACTGCATTTCTCATTTACAATCCTGTGCATATACTCGCCAGAAGGGCAGCTGAAGACCTAAAGCTGTACTGGATACAACAGATTCGACCTGAACAATCACCACACACAATATTATAAAAAACTGTATTAGAAAGTATTGGAAACAATATTGCATATTAATATGTGGTTACACATGTTCACAGTGAGTGCCATCGCACCAAAAGCATTATGTGCTTCTTTTTTCTGATGCCTGTACATCTTAAATAAGTCTAATAATTTTGGTTCATCTTAAAgtaaaaatacattgaaatgaatgagagagatttagattttaaaagagTTGACCATTCATTATTGCTGGAACTGAAGAAAGGAAGGATACACTGGCATCATGATTTGTCTACATAAGTCCAGTTCATCTCGCGTTTGTTTTGGCAAGAAGAGGACACTACAAAACTCACAGTgcagtcaaaacaaaacaaaacaagaaaaaagcacaaaaataggGGGGGAAAaccatataacaaacctacatCTCAGGCAGCTCTTTCTCAAGGAAGATTCTAAGATTTTATTATGTGGCTAATTCTAAATTGGAAATAGAACATGCTGGTATGTGAAGCAATTGGTGCTAGGACTTTACCCTTTGCTATGCAATGATAATGTGCTGATTTTTAGTGACTCTTGAATTAGGATAATCACACTCTTTAGGTACAAATTACAGAAGGAATATGGGGCAAGGAGCTGAGATCCAGGCTTTCCACATCCTGGGAAGCTGGGGTGTAAGGGAGGGGGAGGAACAAGAAACAGCGATTACTAGCTGTAATCAACAGGCCAACCTGTTATGGGTTACCCTCCCGTCTCCAATATTTACTTCAAACACAACGAGAGTGCATGGAATCTAGGCACACAGTAGTACACAGCGGTACCCAAGACACACACTCACGCCATCATACAACAGAATAAACTACGCAACAAAAAGTGTGAGGTCATGCAAACTCCTACTTTACCAGCTAGAAGAGAAACTTCAGCAACTTTTGGTACATGATATGGCcaccttttaaacataagttaaTTACTTGCTGACATAATATGAAACCTTACTTTAAATACAATAGTTTCAAAGAAAAATGGTGTTACAATATAAAACCACAACAAAAGATGTGCAAAAAGACATTTATATTGGCTATAAAAGGCAGTGAGAGGAAAGGGCAAAGCAGTTTAGAAAAGAATTCCTGCAACCACTATTTACAGTTCTGGTGTGAGCTTTGTTTGAATCCCACTTGAAAAAATAACTCCCTTCAACCAACTGACTCAGGGGGATGGATAGAAAAGAACAGAGTAGGTGAAATTTGCAACAAACTGACTCTAAGAAGGCTCCCACCTTAGAGATATTAACTTGGATAAGGCGCATCTTTCTCTGTGACTGCATATTGAAGGAGTGCTGTCTAAAGCCcttgctcctctctctctcttccttcactCAGTGCATTGGTGTGGCAATTTTgtttattccagtttccaaatgCCACACCCTTCTGTGAGCAGAGAAATCCATGACTCAAGAATGGTATCTTTGTAAACTCCATCCTTTCAACAAAACTCAAATGTTTATGAGGAAATATATTTCTGAAGACCAAAGGGGAATAATTGATTTATAGAATTTATAATGACTCCACATGAACACAAGTCAGCCTTGATACTGCTGACTGGGAATATTGGGAATATTCTTCAagtgcttttctattttttttcttggagggCTTCCCAGACATTTGATTGGTTGAGAATTCATTTGGGTCAGTGGTTCTCCACCAGGAGTGATTTCTCCTCACAGGGGACAGTTGGTGATGTCTGGAGAGTTTGGGTTGTCAATTTGGGGTGCTACTGGCGTCTATTGGGTAGCCACCAGGGATACTGCTAattatcctacaatgcacaggagagCTCCCGCCTAACAAATAAGTATTCAGCCCAAAATGTCATCTTGCTGAGACTAAGAACCCCTGTTTGGATTAAATGCTGAGGTGCTTACGTACAATTTCCTCTCTGTTGCTTCATTTCACCTTGGGACAGTGTTGGTGAAGACAAGTAttgtaaatatttgaaatggTATATTCTTTATTGCCTAGGTGGTTGAGAGTAATGATCTTAATGATAGCACTAATCTTGAAGGAGATCCTTGCTTGTTGGGATTAGAATCTCCACACACCTTCCTCGGGCTTCAGTGCCTCCATGTCATAGCACGGATGGGTGGGGTTCTCACCTGCAGTGCCACCTGCCTCCTCTTTGCTAGGGGATCTGGTGGCATTACTCTCCAAAGGTCTGGCCCAGTCCCTCAATTGCCCTGTGCATTCCAATATCCTACAGGTGCAGAGCCAGCCGTCCTATGTATGTGTGGACACATATGCTGGCTTGCCTTTACAGTAAAGAGCTTCAACATGTTTGAAACCTTAGTTTCAAACAAGTGAGCTCTGTGTGTTAGCAACAGAGATGCTGGGCTTCACATATTTCATTGAGCTAAAAATTAATGACCGTTCTAAATCACTCCTTTATGTGTTTTAAAACGAGAATAATATATAGTGAGGGTAGGTAAAGAAACTTAACAACACTAAGAAATTCAGGCTTGTGGCTACAAACAGATGTACATAATTAAAATGAGGGCTAGGATTGGATTTCTTCAGGAAAAGAGGCTTCTGGTATTAGACGGAACCAGCCAGGGAAGGAAGAGATTTGAAATAAAGCTTTGGTTTCTGAGGAATGTTGCCGTTTGAGAGATTCAAAAAGAATTAAGATCCAGATTTCGGGACTGGTGTTTAAATTGTAGTGACAGACTTTGGGGGCCATTAAAGGCATGGGAGTGAAAAAGCGGGGAACAGGGCTCCCCAGATATGCCCACAGGAAGACAGGCTCCTCCTATGGGGCAGCAAGCCTCGGGAGGCTCAGGTCATCTGAGCAGCCTCCGCAAAGCCAGCGAATCCAGGAGGATCCCAAAGGCTCTAGCCCGGCGTCTCCCTCCACCCAGGGCAGTCTGACAGACACGACTTTCCCCAAACAATTCATTTTCCTACGCAGAATATGacttaaaatagtattttctctCAAAAGCGCAGCCTCTCCGCCCTAGATGCATGTGGCCCAAAGCTGGCCTGGGCACAGGTTGTTGGCCCTGCTGTGTCTTGGCACTTGGGTGGCAGCACACCTGTCCTGTCTGCTCACCTGCAGAGCCACACAGCAGCGGCTGTGCTCTCTGCTTCTGCGGACTGGAAAAAGACACCTGGTGCGCAAACCCCGTGCTTAGCACAGGGTCGAGCACGCTCCTTCCCAGGCTGTGGCGTGTTTTACCTATTTCTCTCTGAAAATTTAGACTAATCGTTTGGAGAGGGGGATTCTAGGAAGCAATAGGTGAGGGAATCTCAGCCAGCAGTCTGGGGAAACATCTAGGAAGGTAGCAGTTCTGGATGCTCCCAATGCAgccctgcctctaaaaataaaaatcttttcaaaatcAAATCAAACCCCAATCAACcaactcaaacaaaaaacaaaaaacagttacaAATCCAAACACAACATTGTCTGGTCCAGTCCAGTCTATGCTGCTGGCGGGAGCGAGAAGGCGGCAGTCCTTGTGCTTTTCCTGGGGTGGCTCGGGGTCGGGCGTCGGGGCGCGGGAGGGCTTTAGCTCATGTGAAAGCGGTGCTCCCCTCGTGTTATGTGCGACGAGAACTCGTACCGGTCCTGGCTGTGGTAGCCGCACATGTTGCACTCAAAAGGATCACGGAAGCCGTGGCAGCCCATGTGGATGGTGTACATGACATGATCCAGGAAGAGCACCCGGCAGTGTTCGCACTTGTACACCTTCATCTGCTCCCCGCTGGTGCTGACCACGCGGAGCGCGTCCTGCGAGTTCTCGGAGGCGGCGCGCAGCAGGTCGTAGGCGCGGTGCTCCTCCTTGAGCGACAGCCCGTTGCGCGCGTGCGGGGCGATGTGGTTGGTCAGGTAGATGAGGCCGCTGCGCTGCTCCTCGTTGTTGCTCTCGGTGTCCGTGGAGTCTTGGCAGCTGTTGCTCGGGGACGCTTCGCGCTCCGAGGGCACCAACTTGGCCTTGGAGAGCAGCAGCAGGTTCTCCACGGCGCTGTCCTGGGCCGAGTGGTTGGAGCGCGGGGTGCCCTCCGCGAGCGGCTTGTGCAGCTGGTACATCGGGCTGATGACCGGGACCACTTCGGAGCCGCCCGGGGGCGTCTGCACCAGCGGGCGCAGGGACTCGGCCCCCAGGTAGTTGATGGCGTTGTTGATGGCTTGGTCCATCACGTGGGACTTCATCATTTCGTTCTCCTTCTCGTAGCTGGTGCTGCTGTCGTAGGG
This window of the Pongo abelii isolate AG06213 chromosome 6, NHGRI_mPonAbe1-v2.0_pri, whole genome shotgun sequence genome carries:
- the IKZF1 gene encoding DNA-binding protein Ikaros isoform X5 — encoded protein: MDADEGQDMSQVSGKESPPVSDTPDEGDEPMPIPEDLSTTSGGQQSSKSDRVVGERPFQCNQCGASFTQKGNLLRHIKLHSGEKPFKCHLCNYACRRRDALTGHLRTHSVIKEETNHGEMAEDLCKIGSERSLVLDRLASNVAKRKSSMPQKFLGDKGLSDTPYDSSTSYEKENEMMKSHVMDQAINNAINYLGAESLRPLVQTPPGGSEVVPVISPMYQLHKPLAEGTPRSNHSAQDSAVENLLLLSKAKLVPSEREASPSNSCQDSTDTESNNEEQRSGLIYLTNHIAPHARNGLSLKEEHRAYDLLRAASENSQDALRVVSTSGEQMKVYKCEHCRVLFLDHVMYTIHMGCHGFRDPFECNMCGYHSQDRYEFSSHITRGEHRFHMS
- the IKZF1 gene encoding DNA-binding protein Ikaros isoform X4, with the translated sequence MDADEGQDMSQVSGKESPPVSDTPDEGDEPMPIPEDLSTTSGGQQSSKSDRVVGERPFQCNQCGASFTQKGNLLRHIKLHSGEKPFKCHLCNYACRRRDALTGHLRTHSVGKPHKCGYCGRSYKQRSSLEEHKERCHNYLESMGLPGTLYPVIKEETNHGEMAEDLCKIGSERSLVLDRLASNVAKRKSSMPQKFLGDKGLSDTPYDSSTSYEKENEMMKSHVMDQAINNAINYLGAESLRPLVQTPPGGSEVVPVISPMYQLHKPLAEGTPRSNHSAQDSAVENLLLLSKAKLVPSEREASPSNSCQDSTDTESNNEEQRSGLIYLTNHIAPHARNGLSLKEEHRAYDLLRAASENSQDALRVVSTSGEQMKVYKCEHCRVLFLDHVMYTIHMGCHGFRDPFECNMCGYHSQDRYEFSSHITRGEHRFHMS